One Cydia splendana chromosome 23, ilCydSple1.2, whole genome shotgun sequence DNA window includes the following coding sequences:
- the LOC134801710 gene encoding uncharacterized protein LOC134801710 → MPEAVDAICNSHYVDDYIDSFADEASAIKMVRNINSIHSAGGFEMRNWTSNSVSVLNSLPNQTLGTAAVRFKVDQQQQGERTLGLIWYPADDKLTFDLSLKRIPESIVNGDERPTKRLMLRVIMSIFDILGFLSPFTIQGRIMLQDTWRLNIDWNDYIPDAIYNKWRKWIDLLKVISDIRIPRCYQSAVRNHSHGDAESPSVRVSETADHRSAASAGTPSATLPLSTYAPGNGAPTSCATKAYESVAGATSATRTAKVGYNNLQLHVFCDSSTRAMCTVAYWRWQINGSIKVAFIASKCKVMPVKPLTIPKAELQAALLAARLANTIGKEHKIVPERRYFWCDSSTVLHWVRNNMRSYKTFEANRLGEIDELSRVDEWNYIPTKLNVADLATRESFDHAQLDKWFAGPNFLYEDVSLWPKDVILSQSDAASPECVAVVHEGSIGLAIPDPLRFSSWLRLKRATATVLAFIDRCKGIHGQVDCGTMERAERLLIQHAQAESFGEDIVNINNGKPLQRSSRLLSLSPVFDEHGLLRVSGRIDAVTDVPIDVKRPVILDGRHQVSKLIVRDYHVKLAHGNQETIVNEVKQRFWILRLRPTVKFIASSCMLCRIRKCQPRIPRMGDLPKARMTHHQRAFSYCGLDLFGPMEVVVGRRREKRYGVLYTCLTVRAIHIELVSSLTSDSLIMSLRRMAARRGWPSHLFSDNGTNLRGACTELQRSMQELNAEELKSYGANKGMEWTFIPPASPHWGGAWERLIRSVKTSLKVILNERAPRDEVLSTLMAEVENIVNSRPLMHVSVENGGVESLTPNHFLLGTSSNLPIIGSFDGSDLYLRKHWRTAQRLTDMFWQRWMKEILPDLIPRRKWHEERKPLQVGDLVLVVDPNSPRNMWPKGLVTQVFAGKDGRIRLAEVKTRTGTWRRSAARIAPISLAD, encoded by the coding sequence ATGCCAGAAGCTGTCGATGCGATATGTAACTCGCATTACGTAGATGACTACATAGACAGTTTTGCAGACGAAGCCTCGGCCATCAAAATGGTAAGAAATATAAATTCTATTCACAGTGCCGGCGGTTTCGAGATGAGAAACTGGACTAGCAACAGTGTCTCAGTTTTAAATAGTCTGCCAAATCAAACCTTAGGGACTGCGGCCGTAAGGTTTAAAGTCGATCAGCAGCAACAAGGTGAGCGTACTCTCGGGCTAATATGGTACCCAGCCGATGATAAGTTGACATTCGACTTATCATTAAAACGGATTCCCGAAAGTATTGTCAACGGTGATGAGCGTCCTACAAAGCGTCTTATGCTTAGGGTAATAATGTCTATTTTCGACATTTTAGGATTCTTATCTCCTTTTACCATTCAGGGTCGAATAATGCTGCAGGATACCTGGCGGTTAAATATAGACTGGAATGATTACATTCCGGATGCTATTTACAACAAGTGGCGAAAATGGATTGACCTACTTAAGGTAATTAGCGACATACGTATACCAAGGTGCTATCAATCAGCTGTTCGCAATCACAGCCACGGAGATGCCGAGTCTCCATCTGTGCGAGTAAGCGAGACAGCAGATCACCGGAGCGCAGCATCTGCTGGTACCCCGAGCGCGACGTTGCCGCTATCGACGTACGCGCCTGGCAACGGTGCGCCTACGTCATGCGCTACGAAGGCCTACGAATCCGTAGCAGGAGCTACAAGCGCTACGCGCACGGCAAAGGTAGGTTATAACAACTTACAATTGCATGTTTTTTGTGATAGTAGTACTCGGGCTATGTGTACTGTAGCTTATTGGCGTTGGCAGATAAATGGTAGTATTAAAGTTGCCTTTATTGCCAGTAAATGTAAGGTTATGCCTGTAAAGCCATTGACAATACCTAAGGCCGAGTTACAAGCTGCACTATTAGCCGCAAGGCTGGCTAATACGATAGGTAAGGAGCACAAGATAGTTCCCGAGCGGCGTTACTTTTGGTGCGACAGTTCGACTGTCTTGCACTGGGTGCGTAACAATATGCGCTCATATAAAACGTTCGAAGCGAACCGGTTGGGCGAGATCGATGAGTTATCCCGCGTAGACGAGTggaattatatacctacaaagCTAAATGTAGCGGATTTAGCTACGCGGGAGAGTTTCGATCACGCTCAACTAGATAAATGGTTCGCGGGTCCGAATTTTTTATATGAAGACGTATCCTTGTGGCCAAAAGATGTGATTTTGTCACAGTCAGACGCCGCGTCGCCTGAATGTGTTGCTGTCGTACATGAGGGTTCAATTGGACTGGCTATACCGGACCCATTGCGGTTTTCTTCTTGGCTACGCTTGAAGCGGGCCACAGCTACGGTACTAGCGTTTATCGACAGATGTAAAGGTATTCATGGTCAAGTCGACTGCGGCACTATGGAACGAGCTGAAAGATTGCTTATACAGCACGCACAGGCGGAGTCCTTCGGCGAAGATATCGTCAATATTAATAATGGTAAGCCATTGCAACGCTCTAGTAGATTGCTCTCTCTGTCGCCGGTGTTTGACGAACATGGTCTGCTGCGAGTGAGCGGCCGCATTGACGCTGTAACAGACGTACCTATTGATGTTAAGAGGCCTGTGATACTCGATGGTCGGCATCAGGTGAGTAAGTTGATCGTCCGAGATTATCACGTGAAGCTGGCGCACGGGAACCAAGAAACCATAGTTAATGAGGTAAAACAACGGTTCTGGATCTTACGTCTAAGACCAACCGTTAAGTTCATAGCATCATCCTGTATGCTGTGCAGAATCCGTAAGTGTCAACCGCGTATTCCGCGAATGGGGGACTTACCAAAGGCACGAATGACACACCATCAGCGTGCATTCTCATACTGCGGTTTAGACTTGTTCGGACCGATGGAGGTCGTCGTGGGACGACGCCGCGAGAAGAGGTATGGAGTTTTGTATACTTGCCTGACGGTGCGTGCGATCCACATTGAGCTAGTCTCCTCTCTGACTTCGGACTCGCTGATAATGTCGCTGCGTCGGATGGCGGCCAGGCGTGGCTGGCCATCACACCTGTTCTCTGATAACGGGACAAACCTGCGTGGCGCCTGTACTGAGCTGCAGCGATCGATGCAGGAACTGAACGCCGAAGAGCTGAAAAGCTACGGTGCCAACAAAGGTATGGAGTGGACTTTTATCCCTCCCGCTAGCCCCCATTGGGGTGGGGCGTGGGAGAGGTTAATCCGTAGTGTAAAAACGTCTCTCAAAGTAATTTTAAATGAGCGTGCACCACGGGACGAGGTGTTAAGTACGCTTATGGCGGAAGTCGAGAATATAGTGAACAGTCGTCCCTTGATGCACGTCTCTGTAGAAAATGGAGGTGTGGAATCACTCACACCGAACCATTTCCTCCTTGGCACGTCGTCAAATCTGCCTATTATCGGTTCCTTTGACGGCTCTGACCTGTACCTGCGGAAACATTGGCGTACAGCTCAGCGGCTAACCGATATGTTCTGGCAGAGGTGGATGAAGGAGATCCTACCAGACCTCATACCAAGAAGGAAATGGCACGAAGAAAGGAAGCCGCTGCAAGTCGGCGACCTCGTCCTTGTTGTGGACCCGAACTCTCCTCGGAACATGTGGCCAAAAGGTTTGGTCACTCAGGTGTTTGCCGGTAAGGACGGGCGCATAAGGCTGGCGGAGGTGAAGACCAGGACTGGGACTTGGCGCCGGTCTGCGGCACGCATCGCACCTATCTCTTTAGCTGATTAG